A DNA window from Polyangium spumosum contains the following coding sequences:
- the rpsO gene encoding 30S ribosomal protein S15 → MLHPIHKSTIIDKFRTHEGDTGSPEVQIALLSERITQLTEHFKTHKKDHHSRRGLLKLVSQRRRQLDYIKRIDIERYRTLIQRLNIRK, encoded by the coding sequence ATGCTTCATCCGATCCACAAGTCCACGATCATCGACAAGTTCCGCACCCACGAGGGCGACACCGGCTCGCCCGAGGTGCAGATCGCGCTCCTCAGCGAGCGGATCACGCAGCTCACGGAGCACTTCAAGACGCACAAGAAGGACCACCACTCGCGCCGTGGCCTCCTCAAGCTCGTGAGCCAGCGCCGCCGCCAGCTCGACTACATCAAGCGCATCGACATCGAGCGCTACCGCACGCTCATCCAGCGGCTCAACATCCGCAAGTGA